In the Methanofollis sp. genome, CCCCCAGGACGTCGAGTACTATGTGCACCGTATCGGCAGGACGGCGCGGGCCGGCCGGACCGGGCGGGCCATCACCTTTGTCGGCCCGAAGGAGATCTACAAACTCAGGACGATCCAGAAATATGCCAAGATCACGATCGCCCGCATACCCCTCCCGACAGAGAGCGACGTCGAGGAGACACGGATGAAAAACATCGTCGATAAAATCAAGCAGACCGTCGACAACGGCGAGATGGAGAAGTACATCGGAATGGTCGAGCGGATCATGGTGGACGACTATACCTCCATGGACATCGCCGCGGCCCTCCTGAAACTCAGACTTGACACAGGCACCGAACCTGAGAAGGTTCCCGACCTCACCCCGGCAAACACCGGTGCCGAGCCCGGCATGGTCCGCCTCTACCTGAACCTGGGGAGAGATCAGGAGATCAGGCCGAAGGATATTGTCGGGGCGCTCGCTGGCGAGACCGGCATACCCGGCCGGTCGATCGGAGCGATCAGTATCTATGGCACCTACTCCTTTGTCGAGGTTCCCGAGGACGCCGCAGCCGCAGTCGTCGAAGGGATGAAGGGGAAGACCATCCGCGGATGCCCCGTCGAACTGAAACCCGCGGAAAGGAAATCCTGGTAATCCAAACAGATCTTTTTTTTACCGGCTCTTCTCCAGGACCGGGGATGATCTCATAATCCTTCGACACCAACAAAAGGGAGATGAGATCGAAGATGATCATTCCGGCAGCCTGTCTTCTTCTGGCGGCCCTGATGCTGGTCGCGGGATGCACGGGTACGGCCGAAAAGCCGAGGGCCGCTCCGGGCGACAACGTCTCTGTCGAATATACGGGTTCATTCCTGAATGGGACGGTCTTTGATTCCTCGGTCGGCCGCGCCCCCCTCACCTTCACCCTCGGAAAAGGCAAGATGATCCCCGGCTTCGATAAGGCCGTTACCGGCCTTGCCGTGAACGAGTCGGTGAACGTGACAATCCCGGTGGAAGAAGCGTATGGTGAGTACAACTCTACGCTTGTCATTTCCATGCCGCGGGAAAGTCTTCCGGCCGATACGGGCACGGGCCAGAGATTCGTCTTCCCGAATATCGACAGCAAACATGTTTACACTGTTACTGCCGTGAACGAGACCGCTCTCACGCTCAACGGGAACCATCCCCTTGCCGGCAAGGACCTCAGGTTCTCGATCACACTCCTCTCCCTGCAGAAAGTCGCGGCATGACCGCCTCATTCCGTGACCCCGGCGCGTGGGAGAGGGACTATCTCCAGAGGGGACGCCTCTGGGGAGGCGCGGCCTGCGACCTCCCCGCAATTCCCCCCGGTTCACGCGTCCTCGAAATCGGG is a window encoding:
- a CDS encoding peptidylprolyl isomerase, with amino-acid sequence MIIPAACLLLAALMLVAGCTGTAEKPRAAPGDNVSVEYTGSFLNGTVFDSSVGRAPLTFTLGKGKMIPGFDKAVTGLAVNESVNVTIPVEEAYGEYNSTLVISMPRESLPADTGTGQRFVFPNIDSKHVYTVTAVNETALTLNGNHPLAGKDLRFSITLLSLQKVAA